The following proteins are co-located in the Solanum pennellii chromosome 8, SPENNV200 genome:
- the LOC107028371 gene encoding uncharacterized protein LOC107028371 produces MDVPVKKPQDNGPKTLVSDDILAKRLKNRERQRRYRERKRLKADSMKVLGTNQLVSLPVGVPVIVSPQDSTLPVNVASLDSSVPVEVAPLDSSMPVNVAPLASSVPVNVAPRAYVMPVDASPRESVTRVYSGRNWKRDARKAHVARQNEVSTNNTVSPDLASIGGGQATLLTHVEQSDVAMSDVISSPVTALENIGTPKSIASRRNWKAEARNKKS; encoded by the coding sequence ATGGATGTTCCTGTGAAGAAACCTCAGGATAATGGGCCGAAAACCTTAGTCAGTGATGACATTTTGGCTAAGAGGCTAAAAAATCGGGAGCGTCAACGCAGATATAGAGAAAGGAAACGTCTTAAAGCTGATAGTATGAAGGTGTTGGGAACAAACCAGCTAGTTTCATTGCCAGTGGGGGTGCCCGTGATTGTTTCTCCCCAGGATAGTACACTGCCGGTGAATGTCGCTTCGCTGGACTCTTCGGTTCCAGTAGAAGTTGCTCCGCTGGACTCTTCAATGCCAGTGAATGTTGCTCCTCTTGCCTCTTCAGTTCCAGTGAATGTCGCTCCCCGGGCATATGTAATGCCAGTGGATGCTTCTCCCCGAGAGTCTGTCACCCGTGTTTACTCCGGACGAAATTGGAAAAGGGATGCCCGAAAGGCCCATGTTGCCAGGCAGAATGAAGTTAGTACTAATAATACGGTTTCTCCAGATTTAGCTTCAATTGGTGGAGGTCAAGCAACATTACTTACCCACGTTGAACAGTCAGATGTCGCGATGAGTGATGTAATTTCTTCACCTGTGACTGCATTGGAAAATATCGGAACACCCAAATCTATTGCCAGCAGGAGAAATTGGAAAGCAGAAGCTAGAAATAAGAAGAGCTGA
- the LOC107028370 gene encoding nucleolin-like isoform X1, translated as MSRVFHIFPSFITKQTPHSVSGEFSDMAIVNDEREFEEETTHEVLQEFDEDEEVDAEDDDDEDDDDDDDGDEDDDEEEKEVIQSSGSGPQVHSIDDDEDEEEEEDEDDEGDSDDDDDDDDDEDDEDEEEGEEEGDLGTEYLVRPVARAEDEEDASDFEPEENGEEEAFEEEEEEDDDEDTSGKVEAPPKRKRSSKDDDSDDDDGGEDEDEDDERPSKR; from the exons ATGTCTAGGGTTTTTCACATCTTTCCCTCTTTCATCACCAAGCAAACCCCTCATTCAG TCTCAGGTGAATTTTCCGACATGGCTATCGTCAATGATGAACGTGAATTTGAGGAAGAAACAACTCATGAAGTTCTCCAAGAGTTTGACGAAGATGAGGAAGTGGACGCCGAGGACGATGATGACGaggacgatgatgatgatgacgacggtgatgaggatgatgatgaggagGAGAAAGAGGTCATACAGAGCTCTGGCAGTGGTCCACAAGTTCACTCTatagatgatgatgaggatgaggaggaggaggaggatgaGGACGATGAAGGTGacagtgatgatgatgatgacgacgacgacgacgaagatgatgaagatgagGAGGAAGGTGAAGAAGAGGGAGATCTGGGCACGGAGTATCTTGTTAGGCCAGTGGCACGTGCCGAGGATGAAGAAGATGCTAGTGATTTTGAACCAGAAGAAAATGGCGAGGAAGAGGCTTTTgaggaggaagaggaagaggacgATGATGAAGACACTAGCGGGAAGGTGGAGGCCCCGCCAAAGAGGAAGAGATCAAGCAAAGATGATGACTCTGACGATGATGATGGCGGagaggatgaggatgaggatgatgagAGACCATCTAAACGATAG
- the LOC107028370 gene encoding nucleolin-like isoform X2, with the protein MDIICMQSLVSGEFSDMAIVNDEREFEEETTHEVLQEFDEDEEVDAEDDDDEDDDDDDDGDEDDDEEEKEVIQSSGSGPQVHSIDDDEDEEEEEDEDDEGDSDDDDDDDDDEDDEDEEEGEEEGDLGTEYLVRPVARAEDEEDASDFEPEENGEEEAFEEEEEEDDDEDTSGKVEAPPKRKRSSKDDDSDDDDGGEDEDEDDERPSKR; encoded by the exons ATGGATATCATATGTATGCAGTCTTTAG TCTCAGGTGAATTTTCCGACATGGCTATCGTCAATGATGAACGTGAATTTGAGGAAGAAACAACTCATGAAGTTCTCCAAGAGTTTGACGAAGATGAGGAAGTGGACGCCGAGGACGATGATGACGaggacgatgatgatgatgacgacggtgatgaggatgatgatgaggagGAGAAAGAGGTCATACAGAGCTCTGGCAGTGGTCCACAAGTTCACTCTatagatgatgatgaggatgaggaggaggaggaggatgaGGACGATGAAGGTGacagtgatgatgatgatgacgacgacgacgacgaagatgatgaagatgagGAGGAAGGTGAAGAAGAGGGAGATCTGGGCACGGAGTATCTTGTTAGGCCAGTGGCACGTGCCGAGGATGAAGAAGATGCTAGTGATTTTGAACCAGAAGAAAATGGCGAGGAAGAGGCTTTTgaggaggaagaggaagaggacgATGATGAAGACACTAGCGGGAAGGTGGAGGCCCCGCCAAAGAGGAAGAGATCAAGCAAAGATGATGACTCTGACGATGATGATGGCGGagaggatgaggatgaggatgatgagAGACCATCTAAACGATAG
- the LOC114078366 gene encoding uncharacterized protein LOC114078366 yields the protein MDPLDSLVVKRIEKKEQLKKKIIKNQKSVSICCKGEGKFVPMKVAIQEASSKNSLLERINSLETRLFQLCLEIENARTSCSSSSNIQTPFAEKSKNNDAKRQAASSYPIFDFSQKQSHNLAQDLEQSTCMKKTKKPLHFGRSKSTKDIENITSKNGKKKSLKASWPHLRILGC from the exons ATGGATCCTTTAGATTCTCTTGTT gtGAAACGTATTGAAAAAAAAGAgcagttgaaaaagaaaataattaaaaatcagaAATCAGTTTCAATATGCTGCAAAGGAGAAGGGAAATTTGTTCCAATGAAAGTGGCAATTCAAGAAGCTTCCTCCAAAAATTCACTATTGGAAAGAATTAATTCTCTTGAGACTCGACTTTTTcag CTGTGCCTGGAAATTGAAAATGCAAGAACATCATGCAGCTCTTCATCAAATATACAGACTCCATTTgcagaaaaatcaaaaaataatgatGCCAAGAGACAAGCAGCTTCTTCTTAtccaatttttgatttttcacaG AAACAATCTCATAATTTGGCACAAGATTTGGAGCAATCAACATGCATGAAGAAAACGAAGAAGCCATTGCATTTTGGGAGAAGCAAAAGTACTaaagatattgaaaatattaCAAGTAAAAATGGgaagaaaaaaagtttgaaaGCAAGTTGGCCACATCTCAGGATCTTAGGGTGCTAA